The Epinephelus lanceolatus isolate andai-2023 chromosome 10, ASM4190304v1, whole genome shotgun sequence genomic sequence CAATGCATTTCACAGCAGTTTCATTTGTTCTTTGAGGGTGATATGAATTTAGATCAAAGCAGGTCACTTTAAGTCTAAAAACCTTCTGCAGGCATAAATTCTAAATCTCATGTGTCAAGCTAAAGGTCATGGGTATGTGCAAAACGTGCAAAACTTCTACCTGAATGAGTCCAAATTTTATGTTGTAGCTTTTAATAAAGACAAAGCCAGCCAAGAAAAGGAACTTAAGAGAAGACGTGACATCTGGGAGAATTCAATACCCAGTGTTGTTTCTTTCtaatgatatatttttttttaacaaaaacattattttcttgtttttgtgatcaagtcaaaactcaaaaatggtactttaatatttttattgtttgtaattAATGCCCACCACAATTTGTTCTATTTTGATAACTATCcccaatcaaaaaaaaaaaaaaaaaaaaaaaaaaaaaaatctgtacaaGACAGGTATTATATGACATCAAACATCAGTAATCACTGTAACTAAACCTGAAACTGTTAGCTGTCTATGTCTAAGAGTAACAGTGCTGTTCTCACTTCCTCCACTATGGATGTAAAATGGCCTTGGCCTGGTGTGTTTCTGATTTCCTGCACCGTCTGGTGAAGGTAGCAGCTTTGCATGCTGGGGTCACACCTGTAACGTATTTCACACTGGGTTATATTTTGAGTGGCCACCTGGATGAGGAAATAACATGTTCACAGTGCATGAACACTACAGCCCTCCCTGCCAGGTAGGAACAGGTGTTTGTTTTAgactacatactgtacattaatACAACATGGACTGCTTCGACATACGGGAGCTCGTTTCTGCTTCTTGCTTTTTAAGAAATCTTGGAAACTTTTCACCTATTAAGGCTTTTCAAGTCGTGGTAAATACTTATCTTTCAAGTCCTATcttttatatgacaatattaaTCTGTATTTCTTTATGTAGAAATTATCTGCCATGTGAGTAAACTTCCCAACCTACGCTGTGCTGTTTCGTTTCTTGTTTCCCGAAACTtaattaaatacaaaacaaaatggaaatgaaaaaaaaaatgtcaaagggCATTTCACAATACATTCActatgagtgtttttttttttcactcgcAGTGTGGAAAAGTAATGGCATTTTCTAGTCCAACTCCTGGTTAGCTGggctaattttttttattatgtgcAGCTTCGGGGCATGTGAATGAAAAGATTGATTGTGTGAATGCCGTTTCTGTCAGCCACAAACAGGCGGTAAAATACCAAGCACACCTGGAGCAGCACTCACTTTTGACAAGCACATACCAATGTAAGCCCCCATTAGAAAAACAATGAAGTCTATCATAAAACATTTATGGTAGATAAAGTGCCCAAGAGTGCTAAAAGCAAGCACATTATGGCAGCTGGTCTAAATTAATTTTGGAGGTGGACTTGTACCAGAAGGTGGGCACACAAGATTAGGAAAAAATAGTTTCTGGGTGGAAACAGAGTGTACTGTTTCTGAGTTTTAATCAGAATATTTCTCCAATATGATCATCAGTACGTAGTCATTAGTTAAtgttaatatttattcatattaaatCAATAATTACAAATGATGTACAGCCtcacacaaataataaaaaatacctTTGTACTGCATcatttccaaaatcatgataaCAGAAAATAAGTGgctcattttgtttatttgtagaAGCAGCGTGTAGACTTAAGAGTGTTGTATAGATCatctgacaaaaataaagaacataatctctataaaaaataattaaagctCAGATGTTCAAGTATGATTTTTTTAGTGCATTAACAATCAGTGAAATCACAGCTTACTGTTGCTAACAGGGGGTGGTGCCACTTCCACCACCACCTTGCCCAGGTTTTTGCCAGCATACATGTAGTCCACAGCCCGGAAGATTGACTCCAAGCCTATGAACCTCCCCTCCTGTGCCAAATCCCCCAAATCCACTTCACACACTAGCTTCCCCTTTGCAAACATCTGCATCATGCTACCCAGAGCCTCCCTGTAGTCACTGAGAAAGTGGGGCAGGAAGAAACCTCGCATGCTGGCCGACTTCTGGAGCAGCTTGACCGGAAGTGTTCCCCCTTTGAAGGGTGGGATCCCTGATGCAGTCTGGTACCCTGAGATGAAGCCGATCACTATCAGCCGGCCCTTGTTGGCCAAACAGTTCACTGCCAGTTCTAAGAGGCTGCCTCCAACTGACTCGTACACCACGTCTACGCCTTGTGGGTACTCCTTCCTCAGCGTCTTAGCCAGGTCTTCTTTGGTGTAGTTGATCGGCCGGTCGCAGCCGATGGATTTGAGGAAGCCCGCTTTCTCGTTGGATGAACAGGTTCCGATCACATGGCAACCGGCCTGTTTGGCAAACTGCACGGCAAACTGTCCTGTTCCCCCCGCAGCTGCCGTGACCAGGACTGTCTCACCTTTGGCCAGGTCGCCCAGACGTTTCAAGGCGATGTAGGCCGTGGAGCCACTGACCAGCAGGGTGAGGAACTCTGGCTTCACTGCAGGGACAGGCACACTTTCCTTGGCTGGCACCACTGTGTACTCGGCAAACGCACCACTGCTGAAGTAGGCCACGGTGTCCCCGACGGTGAAACGGGAGCTGGCACTAAGGCCGAGGCCGACAACCTCACCAATACCTtcaaaaccaacatcaaaggGGGGCTTCACTGAGGGGTCGTAACGGCCTGCTGAGTAATTAATATCAGAAGCGTTGATTCCcacaaaactgaaacacaaccAGAAAAAAGTGGATTAAAGGtgagaaaataaagcagttAGTTGTGAATAAAATGCACATGTATTCACAATCATGTACAAAAGCTTTTATGCGGTCATTAGTGCGAGCGCACATTTACTGAATTCTCTCTGAAGGTCAAAACTTCAACTTCCTTCTCTAGACATGTCTGCACGGGGCACAAACACTCTGGTTTGTTTTGGCAATGATTCCCTTTTCTTTGGAGGAGAACAGTCCTGCGTTGACAGGGAAAGGCTTGTATCACAAAACACATTGCATGATGTCATGATTCATTGTCTTCAGAGACACCCACAACAAACTGCACTTTTAAAATCTTAGATAGTTGCTTCTTGCCTCAACACGAAGACGGCCGTTTTCATCTTACTTTGGTAACATGTTGGGAACAAATATGTGAGAGGGgaatgtataaataaatcatttactGTCTTTTAGAGCGGCACGCATGCTGTGCCTCATTACTGTGCATGTCACACGTGTACTTTGAGCTTGTAGATAATGCTTCTGTGGCTTAAAGATGGGTCACAGTGATAGAATAAAACACCTTCATTTGACTACTTTACATCTATAGAATCAGTGTCCTCACAGGAAATATGTGAACATCAAAGATACGATTGCAAAAACACTGAGCCATGTGagtttaataattaaaatgagCTGATAATTGTAGCAGCAAAGTCTGTTCACATATGCACCTTTGTTTAAATCTAATAACACAGCATTCGCCAATACGATAAAATGACATAGTGCACAGCAAACTGTAAAAACCAACACTACcatcaaatattaaaacatgATAGGTATTATTGATACACATATGTAACACTTGGAAGAAATACTAAATGAAATTTCACCGTTTCAAGGcctgtattatttatttctagCATAGCTGACAATCAAACGTATACAAATTATTTGTTTTAGGTGCATTCTgatcaaaaataattaaaagaaaatgtggaATACTGGACTCATGATAATCCAGATCAAAAAGCACTTCATGCAATTTGATACCACCTCTGTCTTTCATGTGTAGGTCACGTATTTGTATAGACTTACTCAAAATGAcatggaggtgtggaggtgccAAGCACTCTGGAGCACACAGGACTGTATGTTGCAAAGACCAGCATCACTGATATCATCAGTAACATCTACTAAtgaaattgttttatttctttcataCAAAGCAGTCCACCTCTTTCACTGCAGTCGTGATCTTTGCAATGATCAGTTTCTCACTCTAAATTCATCATTTCACACTTTCTCACGCCATGTTTCATTAGAATTGCACTGATGCTGTGCAATATGGAATAAGTGGTTCTCAATTTGGACAATACGacaaacaaatatatttatttttctttaagttAAAACATCTTCACTGATCCCAGGACTGTGACGCATCACTAGTACAGGCAACCTAACAGTCAAAGGTCTTACGCAACCGATCTCTGTCAAGGCAATAAGACACTAATGCACTATGTGTTGCACCCAGTctgatgaaaaatatatattttattggcAGTAAATAGCACAGCAAACCCTGAGGTGTATTTGTGTGATGCTAATATAACATTTGAAATCAGATCAGGAACACATACAGTCGGTTATATAGTAGTAAATCAAAATTAGGGTAAGATATTACCTCCGGCTGGAATCAGAAATAGAAACAGAAATGTTCCAAAAGAGCATTAACTTATGCTTTTTTCCACCTTGCGTGTAGTTTATCAGTTTATATAATAATCATGTAGTGAGTGTGATGGTACAGGAGGCATGGAAACTGACTTTAGGTGCCTTTATTCTCCCCTAACTGTGAACACACTCTCTGCTGctgagagagaatgagagaaatGATGCTGCAATTCCCGCGCCATGTAACACTGCATCTCCTTCTCCATCATCTCCATCTCCTGATGCCAGTCTGatcccccccacccaccccccatGACTTTCTGTTTGCAGTTTGGTGACGTagagagacaggaggacagagagagagagagaaagagagagagagagagagagagagagagagagagagggagagggagagagagatgccGAGATGGATTGATAGACAAATGCAGAGAGGGCGGAACTTGGAATTACAGTACAGCGCTTATTCCTCACGTATTTTGCCAtcttgtgatgatgatgatgatgatcgcAGGTGCTGGACATGGGTAAATCGAGGTAAGCGCAGCCCCTTTATACAACTTCTCAACATTACTGTGATAGATCGGCATCAAATAATGCTCCACTGATAGACTCATGACACGCTTTGGGTCACCTATTGCTATTCCGAGCGCgcagggagagagcagcagcagcccggTGTCTGTTTGTGCCTCACCtttcaaaaacaacaacttacCGATTTCTGACGAGCAAGTCCGCGTCTCCGGGTGTCGGAACCGCGACGGTTTGCAGAGAAGCGGCCTCTCTGAAATTAGGACTAAGCTTGTTCACGACCAGCTTTCTCATACTGCTCGGTATGGAGGATCCTTTAAAATCCATGAAGTGCGCTGAGTAGGACATATCTATGATGAAGCGCCGCGCAACCGGATGAACTCCTGAAAGTGCGTCGGTGCCTCTGCGCCCCTTGCCGATTACCGACACCGCTCTTCTTCCGTGTCTCACTAGCAGCAGGCTGGACATGGCTCCGAAATGTGACAAAGTTCACGGACAAACTTGACGTACGTTTTATGGCAGCAATGAGCCCGGCTGCCATTAGCCTGCGCTATAGGCTTATCCCCCCCTCTGCAAAGCGTGCAGGCCGGGCCGGGCAGCGCCGCGCTAAACGCGCcttgaaacaaaaataaaagccgCGATGCTTTGCAGCACGCCTCTGTTTGTTacgcacaaaaacaacaagcacTAGAATCGAGTATTTAGGATTAAAACGTTGCACTGGTGCAGCCTTGTAAGTAGCACAGCAGCGCCCCAGACTTGTTGTCGGAGTCCCTCCCCTTCCCGGACACAACACTCACTTCCTAGTAAGGTGAAACAAATCAATCCTCGTCTCCTAACGTATCCTCAACCCGTTTTCCTCCCACGAAAACAAACACCAACCCCGTCGGATCCTTTCAAACATGTACACATATAAATCACACCGCGTGTTGTGCCATTACGATCCAGTTTAATTCGCGTTTTGACTCGGAGGGGGGGCTGCTGCCGAAACATGTTTGTACCCACATGTACACCTGTAACCAAAGCGTGGATCAGCGAAATTTAGGAGTGTGTTGTTTGCATTCCTGTCTGCATGCACGTTTCATTTATGTGTGATCATCTGACTGTCATTTTCTGGCCATTCAAAAATCATGTATCACTATTATCACAACATATTGGACCATTGAACCCTCGTCCCACCCCCTGTGGGAGACCTCTAACTCGTGCTGTGTCAGTTGCCACGCTTTTATGCGCTAAAGATGACATTTAAGTTGTAAGAGGCTCATACTAACACAGTGGGACTTGTTGTGGTTTGCGATGCATGTTTATAAGTTTGCTTTCAGTTGATCTCCCGGTAAGTTCCGAAAGGATCCTTTCCTTTGTCGGAGGTTTGGGATTTTTTAAAGCaaagggagaaggagagagagagaggggaaaacaaGACAATTAAAAAGATTGACAGGTAGGCTCCTCTGTCAGGGGTGACGCTTGTGGAGAGGGGAGGAGTAAAAATGTAGCAGGAAAAGCCACTCGATGCGTCTGTCTATCAGTTGAGACTGTCTGAAACAGCTTCTGGATCCACCGcgtttccattttttcttttttgggagACCTCGGATCAGTCCCTGGAGtttttcccccctctttttGCTTTTCTAAGAGACAAATATTTTAGTCCATGTCGATCTGATCTGTTGTTGGCGAAGCTTGGATGCGCCTGCGTCTTGTttgtttcccctctctctcaagTGATATCCTCTCCACCGCATCAGCCACCCCTCCAAAAAACCCGACTATGTCCAAGATGCGATGAGATGAGCGGTGGAAATTATTTCCACGACTCTTAAAAACGTAAGTAAGAGAGAAAGCCCcgtttattgtgtttttttttcaatgggagagaaagagggaaggaggggagggaggaaaaaGTCTCCGCCGGACTGGTGAGGCTGGATCCGGGCTGAGGTGGCGTGGTGGTGACGGGACTGACATTAACCCATCTAATGCCTGTCTATCTATTTTCTCCTctcccctttctctctttcaggtCTCTggcagaagaagagaaggaaacaCAAGGATACATTACTTATCAGAGCTGTGCGCTGCGCTCACACGGGACTTATTTGTTTTGTTACCGCcagagtttatttattttttagttttggtGTGCGTAAAAGGCGCAGCAAAGTATCGTCCCCCTCCAAACAGCACTGGAGATtagggagatttttttttccagggggAGTGAACTGAAAACTTGGGTTTCAAGGTGCTttgtcgctgctgctgcttctttttttaCCCTGCCATAAAAGACATGAAGGAAGATGATCTTTGATGGACATGAAGGTGTCAGGAGCTGGCCGAATCCCTTCGTAATATTCGTGCTCATTGTCGAAGCCGACCCAGCTATTAAGTCCAAAAAAGAGCAGCCAGTTTGAAAAGAAGACAGCTCCGAGATCAAACCCCCTTCCCCCGAAAAACGGGATGATTTTCCAAAACTGATAGACTTGATTTGTTTGTAATTCCTGCATGAGAAGCACCGTGGAAAGTGACGGTCACTATGCCGAGGAGAAAGCAGCAAGAGCCGCGGCGATCAGCAGGTATAACCCGCCCCTCCATAACGACCATTTCCCATCCCAGTAGCCAACTAGTTTTTATTTACAActgcaaaaagaaaatatcGCCTCTCACATCACATTGTTTAGCTGTGCTGCATGCTGAGAATTATTTTACAActgtttaaatttaatttgttgTGTTATTAACACAGCGCGCAGCTCAACCCCTGGCCCAcacttgtgttttaaatgtgtctaATTGCGCAAATGACGCACATATCTGCGCAATGCCACTTTGAGATTTTTTTATCCCTCCTTTGCCAGGAAAGTTCTCTTAAGAATGGTGAGATAAACTAAATGGCATGTTATGGGGATAAAAGGGAGCTTTTGAGGTTCAAGAGTGAGTAATGATGAATAATTGACTGGGAAAGAAGGGGGAGAAAACTGGTGAGAGCCGgtttttccctttctttcagtTTTATTAGAGGATTGCCATCCTTGATTTGATGCGTGATTGATCGCCTGTCATGTGGCAGTCTTTGATCTATTCATCCCTGATAAACATCAATAAATCCTTCCATGAAGACAGGCATGCCTCTGGTAGCTTTAGCCACTCGAACACACCACCCTCCTGTTGTCTTAACCAGAAACTGAAACGCATAAAAAGTTGTAAAATAGGGTGGAAATTCAACTCGTTTTATTTCCAGGGGAAGGTACTAAAAGCAGATGAAAGCACGGCGTGTGTGTTGGATAGATCACAGGGAAAATCAGCCCAAACACTCCTTTTTTTAATCAGGTGTTTGAATGCTTTTTCTTCAGAGACAT encodes the following:
- the LOC117265413 gene encoding prostaglandin reductase 3-like, translating into MSSLLLVRHGRRAVSVIGKGRRGTDALSGVHPVARRFIIDMSYSAHFMDFKGSSIPSSMRKLVVNKLSPNFREAASLQTVAVPTPGDADLLVRNRFVGINASDINYSAGRYDPSVKPPFDVGFEGIGEVVGLGLSASSRFTVGDTVAYFSSGAFAEYTVVPAKESVPVPAVKPEFLTLLVSGSTAYIALKRLGDLAKGETVLVTAAAGGTGQFAVQFAKQAGCHVIGTCSSNEKAGFLKSIGCDRPINYTKEDLAKTLRKEYPQGVDVVYESVGGSLLELAVNCLANKGRLIVIGFISGYQTASGIPPFKGGTLPVKLLQKSASMRGFFLPHFLSDYREALGSMMQMFAKGKLVCEVDLGDLAQEGRFIGLESIFRAVDYMYAGKNLGKVVVEVAPPPVSNSKL